A window of Thermoproteales archaeon genomic DNA:
GAAGCAAGGTATGCACTTTCGACTGTATCTACTGCCAACTTGGAAGAACGGTTTTGAAAGTATCAAAGCCGGGAGATTTCAAAAATTATGTAAAGGCAGAAAATGTAGTAAAAGAACTTGAAGATTTCATTAACAAGATAGATTTTAATAGTGTGGATGTTGTAACTTTTAGCGGTTCTGGCGAGCCGACTTTAAATCCTGAACTTGGAAAAATAGTAGAGCATGTTAAAGACATTGTTGGAGAAAAGCCTTTGGTAATATTAACAAATTCTTCTCTTTTCTACTTGAGGAAAGTTCGAGAAGCATTGTCCAAGATAGACATTGTCTCGGCAAAACTGGACGCTGGTGATGAAAAGGCGTTCAAAATCATAAACAGATCCTATCTAGAAAAATTATCGATTAACAAGGTTATAGGCTACATCAAGGAATTCAAATCGATCTACGATGGAAAATTAATGATTCAAACAATGTTTTTGAATACAACTTTAGGATTTACTAATTCTGAAGGAGAACATTTCGAAAAGCTGATTGATGCCTATTTAAAAATTGAACCCGACGTGATACAGGTAGATACTCCATACAGACCAGGTGGCGAAAAATTCGTAAAACCAGTCAGCATTGAAAAGCTTAAAAATATAGGAGATGTTTTAGCTAATTATTTTCCAAGAGACAATATATGGGTTTTCGGATTACATGATAAGAGTAGAAAGAAAATCGTGTGGAAGAGAAAAGAGCATAAAAGCATTATCTTAGATACTTTGAAAAGAAGACCTTTAAGACTAGTCGATATAGCCAATCTTTTAAATGTTAGCAGTGAAGAAGCTTATAAGATAGTTGAACAGTTAAAAAAGGATGAATTGATTAAAGAAAAAATATTACAGGGAGAAGTATATTATAT
This region includes:
- a CDS encoding radical SAM protein, whose amino-acid sequence is MGVVYGPVLSWRFGSSLGIDLISGSKVCTFDCIYCQLGRTVLKVSKPGDFKNYVKAENVVKELEDFINKIDFNSVDVVTFSGSGEPTLNPELGKIVEHVKDIVGEKPLVILTNSSLFYLRKVREALSKIDIVSAKLDAGDEKAFKIINRSYLEKLSINKVIGYIKEFKSIYDGKLMIQTMFLNTTLGFTNSEGEHFEKLIDAYLKIEPDVIQVDTPYRPGGEKFVKPVSIEKLKNIGDVLANYFPRDNIWVFGLHDKSRKKIVWKRKEHKSIILDTLKRRPLRLVDIANLLNVSSEEAYKIVEQLKKDELIKEKILQGEVYYIIAHFH